caagttgtccgtttttcagcatttcttatcatttccggtccttagtcaaccaaccctacaaaacaccaaaataacataagaaacgatgtaaaaacacttaaataCAAGCAACATttctagtgaaaaagacataaaatgtgccgaaattcatgGTACATCAATAGCAAGGACTTAGGGATTTTGTGTTCTAAAGAGTATTTTAGGGATTACAAAAAAGAGTAGAAATAAAATTGCAACAAGTCGAAAGTGATCATATGGCTTTTGgctgaaaaataaaattaagttgtgTCGTTAATTttgtcttgaaaaaaaaaaagaaagagagtaaGTCGTGTCGTAATATCAAATTAATTGGTTATATAAAAAGTCTAATTATATTTTTAATGCTTGCTATAATATTACATATTTAAAGGGCAGTAAGACCTATGTAAAGGTTACAATAAGCTCAATTATGTATAAAGGTTCCTTTTAAACAAACTGAAAATTTACGAGAAAATGTTGGATCACTCTAAAACTTTGTAAGTTATTGAAATTATTAGAAGACATTCTAAATGtttcgtccaacatgagcaaacaTTAGACTCAAATATGATTTTATCCGGATTTAAGGCAAAAAAGGGACAATATTTATATGGTGGCCTAAACAAAAGGACAGTTGCTTAAATCAACCTGTCTAATTGATGCATGTGACGTTAACAATGACGCCCCACGACAAATGCTATATTACGAGCCAAATTTTAGATTACTTTTCATTGTTATATAGTTGTAAGAGGTCACTATTTAATTATTTCGTATAAAGCTTGGTCAACCATTCAATTctaattattttctttttgatTCCTTTCTAAATTGACATATTACCCTAAAACAAACTACAAACCATCACCAAAAGAAGTTCAACACAATTAATTATTTTCCAATTTAAATCCCACCTAAATCAGATTTTGTTTCCCCTACAAGCGTGTATAAATATCTGCACCTCGAAATGCAAAATTTGTGCAAGTTAAAAGAAATTCATCAAAAAAACTTGTGTTATATCTGAATAGATGGCTAGAGTTTGCTTTACCacaatgttcttgatttatgtTGTTCTAATCGTAATTATTGGTGTGTAATTTATCTCTCTCTTCACTTAAAAATCctattcaattttattttttccttctttttagtGCGCAAGAATTTTAGCCATTTTAGATTTTTGGTAGAGAAAGATTCTTATATGTTAGACCAAAATGTTATGCAAGCTAATTACATTTTCTTTTTCATTCCTTTTATACCGGTGGGATGTTTGACATCTCTGCACACCTAAAGCTATTTGACTAAGTTTCtaaaatctgcttattttgaaaagtacttgTAATCTAAATTACTTTTCGAAAAAGTACTTGGAAGTAGTTATTCATGTTtagctaatcaatttgaaaaacacttttgccAATATTGACTAGCGATTTGTGCTTGACCATGGTTCCAAAAGTGTTTCGGGGAAAAACTAATTTTTCCGGCTTctgctactactcaaaaacaccTTTTCTTTTCTCCTAAAAATTTGACCACTCAACtttctaaaataagcacttttgactTTCTAGAAGCTCGACAAACAGTCTATTACGAAGAGGTTTCAGGTTTGATAGCTAGGAATGAAGAATGTTATGGTAGGGAGAGCCATATATGTAGATCGAAAAGTGGTCAATTGAACACCCTTCATTGAAAATTTTTACCACTAAaaattatattatgtatataggtCAAAAGTTACTCTTTATACATACATACCTACGTACACACACATATATTGAACACTCTTTAACAAATTTTTTGATTTCGATACTGAGGAACGCTTTACCCCATCAACAGGCCTACTTAATGTCAATGTGGGTTTATTGTGCCGATGAGATTTGAATATCGGATGGTTAAACCAAATtctcttatttgtttttttaCAAGATTTTTTTAATGATTTTGCAGGTTTGCTTTGCTTGGAAGTTGCAGCACAGCCAGTATGCAACAAGGCTGCAGATTGTTATTATCATTGTTATACATTTACTTATGCTGCCAAGTGTAAAGATGGACATTGTTTCTGCACTTAGGGGTATGAAATGTCTTTAAAACCACTAAATATTTGAAAATTCTAAAGCATTTATATGTGCAAAGAATATTAAAGTGAATTTTCAAAGTAGTGGCTATTATACATGTATTATTCCTTTATAAAGATATATTCATGATCTTGAACGATGTATGGAGTTAGTTATTTGAATGCACAATCTTCATTTTTACTTATGGCGTAACTTTTTTCACTCTGGAGATCAATCTATATTGTTGTTGCTCATCATGAAAGGGAATGGGTTTTTAGTGTCTGTGCAATAAGAACGTAAATATTGAATTGTTATCAttcaaattatacatatatgtacataatatGACTTCAATAATTTAGATTATTCTTCGAGCAAAACATATAAAATCAAATCATAATTTCAAACACAAATGTGGCTCCATTAAGCATGATGCAGAATATTTCTTTTGAAATTTCAACATTTTAACTGTATCAAATCATGACGcgttttctttatatatatatatatattatgtttattgAAACCACATACACTACAGTAGTTTTAAAGGATTCAAGACACCAAAGTCAACACAGTCCTGAAACACAATAATTTACTTGTAAGTTTTATTCaagttaaaatcaaaccaaaaagTTTATTTACATTCATTAGATACATTGTAGATGcgtcggatatatatatatatatatgtttatcgaAATCACATACGCTACAGTAGTTTTAAAGGATTCAAGACACCAAGGTCAACACAGTCCTGAAACACAATATAATTAACTTGTAAGTTTTATTCtggttaaaatcaaaccaaaaagTTTATTTACATTCATTAGATACATTATAGATGCGTCGGATAAGCGGACCTTTCAGGCAAAAAATAAATTTGAAAACTTTGGATATTGAATCCTAGAGAGAGCATATCTCAGTTTGGTACCATAATTACACTGAGGTAACATTTCTTGGTGCTCTAATAGTGGAATAACATAATTCTATTGCTAGAACGGCGAATttacatactccctccgtctcaaattatttggtcatattattaaaaatatatgtcccaaattacttgttcatttacaaaacaaagaaaaaattaattaaatcttttccATCTTACCAATTAAATCTTttccatcttacccttagtaaaaaaatagtcaatattgattagaatgtatttattggatagagataggggtaagatagtGAAATACTTCTTTTATTTATAATTATAATTTCTGGATGAGTCTGCAAAAGGGAAAGTGGCCAAGgaatatgggatggagggagtattaatttcaGGGCACATGAACCTATGGTCTTCCCGTAAAATTAGATATCTCTTAAGAATTGATATAATATTAACTTTTGACACCCATGCTCCAAAAGGTTGAACGGTGCACTGGGTTCAATGCTGAGTTTATTACCTAGAGCATTAGGGATCAATTtcgactttaattttttttccttctttttttaagTGGTGCAACCATGTTATAGAAATTCTAAATTTGTCTCTGGCTAGAACTAACCTCCTCCAGAATCTCTACAAGAAATTCGAAGCTAGGGTTTTGAACCCAAAAGGTTATATATCTTCCTTGAGTTTAAGATGATTATTAGGGGTTGTACGTTGTGTTTAAAGTCATcgtttaaatatagaaatgtttTTTCTTGGTTGAATTTCGTGAACTAGGGTTTAGGATGGAAAAACATAAAATAGTAGGATTATGCAAATACGTTTGATTGTTTATTAGATCATAAGAACCAAATTTGTATCAGTTAATCAAGATTAAATAGATACCTCAATTAAATAAGTAAATATTTAAAGTTTACTTAAATTGATTCCGTACAAAAGGCAAGTTCATGACAATAACTTGCTTGATATATACTATAACTAACATGGACAAATAAGTACCAACCAATTTAGATTCCCAAAACTCTAAAATCTAAATCATGAACTGATTTTTCACAGATAGAGAAATAGTCTGTGAGGAAAAATAGAGAGTGTGagcgatattgtagtgaggtggaaaAATCTTAAAAGAGGATTATTTCTTTTGAGTGTATAGTGGTCTTTGAAGTATTTTACTCGGACCTACAAAGCGTAAAatccttgctatagtgatatcagttaCTCCTCTCGGCCTGTGatttttttcccttttgggtTTCTATgtaaaaatcttggtgtcattatcgcTCTAGCttttttattcttgttgattaaCCGTATCACGGAGCTACATTATTACGCCGCTGTAAATACCATGGATATTATTTCTGTGGCGGGTTTTTCCCAACAATTTCGTCTTTCATTTCCCCCATATGTGAGTATTTCATATGACCAAAATAAGATTCAAATTGATAAATATTATGCAACTTTATTGATCACCATATTTGTTGAACAAAAGCACGAATTGCAAGAGccatttaaaacaaataatacaaACAACGAAAAAAAGCAAAACTGTAGAGCTTATTAATTCCAAATACCAAAGTACATATAGAATAGTGGCTACATAAATACATTACTTCCTAGGATAGATAGTAAAATAGGTTTGGGCGAGAGTTAAGCCAAGTAGTACAATTGCTACAAGCAAAGTCATAAATGACCATGGACTACTAAAATGAGTCCAAAACAACTCTgccaaaaatattctttttttgcTGCTAGTATGTTGTTGAATTTTCAATGCGACATTCAAAATGTTACCAAAGGAAAATATACGACCAGCGGGAATCTCTTGCAATACTTTGTTGGCTTCCTCATCTGTTCCTAAACAATTGAAGAGTATTTCTTGCTCTCGTAATTCTTTGACATCCCCAGCGCTTATTACGAGCGATTTCAAAAAGTTGACATAATTTGTTATCTCAAGGGCAACTGCCCAGCTGCCAGTATTGCTCATCTCATAAGCTATCACGTTCGCATACAATACCGGCATGCCGGCGTCAATAAATAAAGGTGGAAGCTCGAGCTGCGCAAACAAGCAGTAAGATTTGAATTTGATTCCTCTGAGAGTTTGTTGGCTACTTGGCTTAAACCAAATGCCTTTTGATTTGAGGTCTCTAACTGACCGAAACGAGTTGACAtcaacctttctttcttttgtggaAACTGCGGCGCATCTGAAAGATGTACGTGACAATACAAAGATGGAAATACGTCATGTTAAAGAATATTAAGGATCTAATATTGTGATTTGTTAAAATGAGACAAACATATTGTAATATGTAAAGTTAATTTTAGAGATCTCTCGTCAAGTTTAATTTAGTAACACAAACTTCCCTTGTGGTTTACAATATTTAGCTTATGTCCCttgatttaatttttaaaaataatcacGTAGGTCTGTTTTTCCTCGGGATTTAGTTAAGCCTAATTTCGTAAATCACAAAAAAGATTAGTATAATAAAATCAAACCTCAAAAAGATCTCTGAAATTATCCTCTAATAAATACAACCATGATTGTTTCATATGCCTTTAAATTGTTAAATATTGTGACTTATATATTACTTTTGACGTAtgtatttcaaaaaatttaatgaTTTTATGTCCGAATTCATAATCAAGAttaagaaaaattcataatcaagATTAAGAAATTTGACTCTTGAAATCCAAATTATATTGGAACAACGGGTAAAGGGCAGTCCGGTACACTAAGCTCCCACTATGCGTGGGGTTCAGGGAAGGGCTGGACCACAAGGGTATATTGTTTGCagccttaccctgcatttctgcaagagccGGTTTTTACGACTCGAATCCGtaacctcctggtcacatggcaacaactttaccagttacgccacgGCTCCCCTCCAATTTATTGGGACAGAGGTTCTGCCAAAAAATGAATACATACCTGAAATACTTTTGGGAGCAGGTTGACGGTGTTGCTACTGCATTATGCCGTCCAGTATTGTAACCAGAGACATGTACTTCCCAAtaaagttgaagaagatgaagataATCCTCATCACTACTCCCTATTTCAATTGCCTTGCGCAGAGACCCCCAGTAAACCGTTTGCTTGCAGAACTCGCCAAGCAATTCCTCCCAGGACGAGTACGTTTTACCTTCTGCAATAATATTACCATCACCATATATCGAGGTGGCCAACCTCTTGAGAATCCAGAGTGGAATTTGGTTCTCGAGTAACATTATATCATTGAAAATTGCAAATCTTGTTGCTGCGTCAAGTGCACGACAAGCAGAGTTGATATCTAGCATAAAGCTCAAAAGTAAACACGCATCGAGGAGCATCATTCGAGCTAACTCAGCATCACTATAACGGTCCGTAGAACCTTCAACGTAACAATCTCTGATTTCCTTGATGCTAACAAGAAAACTATTGTAATTATTAACCACGTCATTGTGCCCTGGAATCAAGTGTTGAATCACTTTATATTTGTATTCCTCCGTAATTTGAAATTTGGGTTTCCATGATGATAAGGCCCAAAAGAAACAATCTCTGGATTGTAAAGATGGTCCTTGTTCTCATCTCGTAAACATTGTGGAACTTTAGGAATTTTCCGTCCATCCGAGGATAATCTCGGCGTGCACAAATCTTGGAGGACAACCTCATCGATGTTGACAACGTTAATTTCCATATATGTTCTCTTTGGAAATCCAAATCCATTACTCATACTATATAAGGAAAACAAGAGGGAATAAATTCTCATTTCCAAGGATAGCTTTGAGGTCAATTTAAGTATTTTAAGAAATGAATTGAGATCAACTCAAGTAAGTACAATAATACTGATATTGCCAATAAGCAAGCTTTACATATTTGTGTGGCTGctaatcatctcataaagttaaattatttttaaatatagaaatgtgacattcttttttagacaacctaaaaagaaaagtgtgccacataaattgggacaaaggaagttcgttttttttattattttcctATCTTAATATATTGCCATGTGTTTCTTTAATAGAAACAAAATAGGGAAAAGAACGTGTGTGTCCCCTCAAACCAAAATAATTACCCGCCCATATCCCCATTACTTCGTACCCCGAGAAAAAACTAAAACTATTTACCCGAGATGCCCCCCAAATTTATGATACCAACATGATATATAAAtgtactgagatggtatcatggaagactgCTTTAGTCCTTCTCTTAGTACTCCATGATagcatcatggtatataaatatactgagatggtattatggatgatcatgttcatttattcaaaaagacacacttttctgaaaaaaaaacctctatgataccatcaccTTATATGCATATATTGTggtggtatcatggaggactgctttAGTCCTTCAATGAAACACTCCTCGGGACCGTGGTACCatcgtggtatataaatatactgaaatTGTATCTTGGAGGACTACTTCAATCCTTCTCTtagtcttccatgataccatcatgatatataaatatactgcgatgaTATCACGGAGGAAGAAGTTTGGGCAAAGGGGTACGTCGGGTAAATAGTTTCGGCCGGTTGGGTAAGAAGGAAATTAGTTTAGGAAGGGCATGAGGCgaataattattttatattttaggagtATTTGGTGTTGTTTTCCCAATAAAATATGGCATAGCCACATTTTAGAGTCCCTTGAAAAAGCCACGAGGGCACTTGCATGTGACACATTTTTAGAAAAGAGCAGGGAATCACACTCTAAAAATTTCAAGGAAAGAATAGAGTAAGTCTGAAAAAGCCACGAGGGCACTTGCATGTGACACATTTTTAGAAAAGAGCAGGGAATCACACTCTAAAAATTTCAAGGAAAGAATAGAGTAAGTCTGAAAAAGCCCACGAGGGCACTTGCGTGTGACACATTTTTAGAAAAGAGCAGGGAATCACACTCTAAAAATTTCAAGGAAAGAATAGAGTTAAGTCTTTTCAGTTGGCTCTTCTCTGAAGCAAAGGAGTGACTCTCTTTTTGTTCGTTGTCTCAATAATCACTCAATTTATAGTAATTTGTTGGCAAAGTCACTTGTTTTTCTTTCGTGTTTTAAGAGTCATTTAACTTTGTCTAATAAGCTTTCATAGTCATTTTAACCGgaaatataattttcgataacgATTTAATGACGTGATAGCTGTAagtgttataaataatattaaaaaggTTAAAATCAATACTCGGGTTTAGTTAGAAACTAATACCTGACCCGACCCCATCCAGCTCTTTCCAAATTGGATCAACTCTAAAATTAGTAAAATACTTCCTTGCAATCCATTGAAGTGTCATATGAAAATTGTTGAATACATTTGAAAATTTATACTTTAGATTCGAAGATTATTAATTTGACAATACTACTTACATGACTTGCATAAACTCTAAATCGGCACCCGAACTGTTTTTGCGGGTCGGATTAGGGATTGAGTCGGGTTTAAGGTGGCTTGGGTCCTAAATAAATTCAAAtactgattattttttttttatatatatttttaaaatttacagTTGACAAGatattaaataaatataaaaaaatgtatttccAGCTAAAATGACCACGAAAACTAATTAGAAAAATTTAGAAgacttttgaaaaataaaaaataggtgACTTTGATGATCAATTAATATTAGTTGAGACCACTCAGGCAACTAACTCTTTTAACTTTAAAGTAGTAACTTTGCCAataataactatatatatatatatatatatatatatatatatatatatatatatatatattctacatTTTTAAAAAGGTAATTaatgtatttatatattttattattttcctaTAATTGCCATGTGGttctaaaataaaaataaaatatggcatAGGCCACATTTTAGAGTCATCTGAAACAGCCCATGAGGGCATTAATGGGTGACACATTTAGAAAAAAAGAAGGGAATTACACTTTAAGAATTTCAAGGAAAGAATAGACTAAGCCTTTCAGTTGGCTCTTCTCTGAAGTAAATGAGCGAGTCATTGTCTTTTTGGTTTTTCCACTCGGTCTACAATATTTATTTTGGAGCCTCAATTAATACAATCAAATTATGTCCCGCATGCCTCATTTTAAGGGGGAAGCGCCCTGTAACAcccctgtcacgccccgaaccacggcctggacgtaacacggcactcggtgcctgactgcatgtgaccgagcgaaccacatggtttgcttgtcaacatgggcatcaaaacaatataatctatatgatgcaatttaaataaatcatgaaaatataatttgcggaataaagtcttgaaattatctcatagcatgacaacacaatagtttgcaaacataaaagcataactgactttgtgaactaacatctgtctatgaaacctctaaaacatgtctgattactaactaccaggacatgaccctggactaccataaactgaatactaatgcagactccatgttgaaccccgagagaagtggggctcaccaataagctgataactgaagtggtcctactgcgcaggtgtatgctcctgaaaatcggtatctgcaccgtgaagtgcaggccccgagcaaaagggacgttagtacatcgtgaatagtactagtatgtaaaacctgttgaagtgaagaacatggcacaacataggtataggacatgaactgaaactgaatgtaacttgaacatgagcatgaagcgtgagtaaagtctgaaaacagtaaatcaatggaaatacatgtatgtaaaaactgcttgtaacgtggggaacgctatagtataaccgacaacatgatctggtacttgcgtcctaccagcagaacactcacaccttgccagagatatgagatttaagtaataataagcatgtaaggatccaaactgcataattaaggtgttgcctccttgctgacaaccgttatcctacggtggcaatgtagtttcaggctatctgagccttctcggttaactaagcaattcccaaaaacatgaacatgatatagttggctaagaaacccatgattttcgtgaattaacttgtacttgtcttgaaatcatgatctcacgaaataacttgtaaacatggtttcatgaaataacttgtaaacatggtttcatgaaataacttgtaaacatggtttcatgaaataacttgtaaaatagttttataagataacttgtcataatcttgcaaacatgttcttgattcatgagtaataagaatagttcataatcatatatataattgacttgaaaacatgcttgtaacttgctagataaaatcataaagtttcatataaacataatgagaacacatgaggaagaattcatgattcatggattaagctgaggttcctaataaccgtaatggaagattaggaatacaataacgaatatagatacaagattcatgtacataaatacataactacgggctaccaatatgttgggtttaatgccctaggatttgaacttcatggatatcaagaaacggagcacgGGGAAGAACGtggagattcccacatgtggatggaagttctacataccttgaaTTCCTGATTTTGAGTGTATCACAATGTCTTTCAATCCCTTCAAATTTAATCTATAACAATACAGGTATAGGGATTCtgtattagcaacaatatccatgctttgatcatttaagcattttatcaaacacttggtgagcatgaagctccacaaccttcattagtggtgttttcttcacccaatccccattctaatACTTCTatctaattctacaatctcaattagatgtaattaacatcattcttcatcacccgcatgaatacaacaatccaaaaactctatagttcatataattctctttatcaaacccattttctatatgcttcctcaatccaagtgtttttaacttatcaatacttcaataatcatataaacatcataaaacttactttagttgttgtaggaataagccttgagttgaaatgcttcacttgaacaaaaccctagttccaccttccatgggatttcttgtcttgaatggactttgatgtgtttctcacacttagttttgtggattgatgaagtggatctttagtttcacttggattcttgcatatgaagtggtTTGGaaggctctagagaacccttgagtcgtggaggagaaatgggaatgaaaaaaaaaatgagcttgggtctcttattaacatcttaaaatctgatccgtcgggcaattctacgccagtTTTTACGGgccgtcaaactgtttgacggaccgtcaaaatggccggtaaaactgcccagcaaaatatgggtttctgtgaccattttacgctggtctgtgtcaatttgacggaccgtaaaacttTTTACAGACCGTCAAAattttttacggaccgtcaaatggtccgtaggaattttctgctcagatagtctgtcgtagaatgaccataacttttgatcccgatatactgtaagggcccacgacctatggttggaaagctatttcaaagggctacaactttaatcaaggaagttttccaaaattccaaattaatagaggggttatggtcgttggaagtaagaccttctataaactcacttgcaaacatgccccgtagaatggcttccaacttttctttgcccaaagacatttcttatgacttaattggttttcaaaacacttcctataaccctcatattggttccattatattatcatcttatgagtcaaaccttcgcccaaagctacgaggtgttacaaccccgtacctttaacttaagctttgaccatgatcttAGACTTagaaaccagataaagaatgtgggcatttgaaat
The nucleotide sequence above comes from Lycium barbarum isolate Lr01 chromosome 3, ASM1917538v2, whole genome shotgun sequence. Encoded proteins:
- the LOC132633688 gene encoding UPF0481 protein At3g47200-like yields the protein MMLLDACLLLSFMLDINSACRALDAATRFAIFNDIMLLENQIPLWILKRLATSIYGDGNIIAEGKTYSSWEELLGEFCKQTVYWGSLRKAIEIGSSDEDYLHLLQLYWEVHVSGYNTGRHNAVATPSTCSQKYFRCAAVSTKERKVDVNSFRSVRDLKSKGIWFKPSSQQTLRGIKFKSYCLFAQLELPPLFIDAGMPVLYANVIAYEMSNTGSWAVALEITNYVNFLKSLVISAGDVKELREQEILFNCLGTDEEANKVLQEIPAGRIFSFGNILNVALKIQQHTSSKKRIFLAELFWTHFSSPWSFMTLLVAIVLLGLTLAQTYFTIYPRK